DNA sequence from the Vicia villosa cultivar HV-30 ecotype Madison, WI linkage group LG3, Vvil1.0, whole genome shotgun sequence genome:
ttatgattacgaacaattttctcatccttacacatgatttcagtcccgatcttctcaaatatcTAGTAGCATTATCGCgcattctttgccacatacatcttccctcttcttctcatctttactctcttatattctttctttttcacctttttatttttatgcatatgttccctatttcagtttcgtttttatcgcacatcttctctaatttgttttttctttttcatcttcactaatctttcgtctcttctatttttttttggaaattttctcaaCCCACCCCATGGTTATCTTACACACCACACAAAATTCCACATTTGACTTCAGCTTCCGTAGATCCACATCCGGAAGCAccccaaattttgaaaaaaattgattccttccgtagatgcatctacgggaAGGTAATAAACTAGTGTATATGAGATAAAAATACACATTAAAATATCTTAATGGAAGCTTCtttagatacatctacggaataaCTTAGCGCCacattgttccgtagatgcatctacgaaagagtctgatatagtttgaaccagcatgatcactcccCTCATTGTTTCATTTCTCCAAACTCATCATACTCCACACcctaaaaaccctacatcatcaataCCTTATTTCACTCCAACACTCAAagtttttggtgcaacaaataaAAGGGAGCAAGAAGAGtctgaatttcaggtaaataatCACTTTCAACCACTACATTCTTCACATTATCAATGAAATTTTCTGGAAAAAAGTTACGTtgcttccgtagatccatctacggaacaTCTTGAAGGTgaacacttccgtagatgcatctacggaatagtCCCAGCAGTTTTTTTCCCGCATCTTGTAATTCTGTGTGATTTTTTcaaaataggtatggtgcaccccgataatattTTAAGAGAATTAGCTACTTTATTCAATGTAGCTACGAGTATCGATGGGGTAGTCACAAATGTGGTAGATGTCGGAGGTGGATTTTGTAGCAAGCAAgactttgatgatcgtgaaagcatgctAACATGGATTCGTAGGAACGCAACTAGTCTTGGTTTTGGTGTGGTGATAGGAAGATCTCGGATAATGGTACGGCAAGAAGAAACCCGTTTGTAACAATATTGTGCGAAATAAGCGGGAAATACCATCCTCCTCtaaagaattttaaaagagacgacacgggTATTAGAAAATacgagtgtccatttaaaatccGTTGTTACATGTTGGCTATCACGAAGTGGATATGCTCTGTTgtttgtggtttgcataaccatgatttgtgCGCAAAAGTACAAGGCCATCCGGTGGCATGTAGGCTCAATCCGATTGAGAAAGCATCTATTAAAGACATGTCCTTGAATTTTGAAAAGGAAGGAACCCGACAACATTTCAAATATAAGACAAGTGTATAATCAACGGTACCGCAATAAAAAGGCGAGTAGGGGAGATAGGAGTGAGAtgcaacattttttgaaaatgttggatgataacaaatatGTGGTGCGGTACAAATATTGCGATGACGAGGTTACGgtccgagatattttttggactcaacCGGATtccataaagttgttcaacactttcTCGACGGTGCTCATTCTCGGTTCTACCTACATGACTAACAAGTATCGACTCCCATTATTCGAGATGGTCGGTGTTACATCCACCGAGAAGACATTTGCcgttggtttttcttttttggagtgtgaaaaagaggatAAATTTAGGTGGGCCTTGGAGGTGTGTCGCTCACTTTTGAAAAAACAAGTTGAGATGCCCAAGACAATTGTTACGGACCGCGACTTCGCTTTGATGAATGTGGTTGAAAAGGCATTTCCTTCTTCTCATacattactttgtcgatatcacatatcatgtaatgtgagaagtaagaTTAAACCCGTTGTGGGGACAAAACAAGTAGCGACCGAAGGTGGGAAAGTGTTGAAACCTAGAGTGATTGTTGaccaaataatggatgcatgggcTCGTATTGCAAGTTCGTCGACAAAAGAATTATATGCCGATGTCGCATTGCAATTTcggaaaatatgtgaaaaatatcCCGATTTATTGAAATACATTGAAAGCAACATTCTTGACAAAGTGAAGGAGAAGTTTATTTGTGCGTGGACTGAAATGGTCAGACACCttgggaatacaaccaccaaTAGAGTTGAGTCGGCACATACTACTTTGAAAAATTGGTTGTGTGATAGCAAAGGTGATTTGTGTAAAGCATGAGACACCATAAATCACATAATTTCGAACCAACACAACGAAATACAAACTTCGTTTGGTCAGAGCATTACGGTTTTGGAGCATCGATTTAAGAACAACATCCTTTACTCTCAATTGATCGGCAATGTATCTCGGGCCGGATTGAATTATATCTTTCACGAGGCGAATCGAGGTGAAACAATTGGTGGCGATACCGCAAAGTGTGGTTGCAATATTACTATCACATATGGTCTCCCGTGTGCTTGTGCTATTGCTAAAAAAGTGAGATTAGGTGAGCCAATAATAATGAATGAAATCACTCCTTATTGGAagagacttagttttgatgatgatggttgtgtCGAAGAAGATTCGAATATCTCTATTATTTCCGAATTGGAGGCGatacaagagagatttttgaaggatGATGACAACACGAAATTATACATCAAAGAACAATTGCAGAGGATTGGATTTCCCGAAACAACCGACATGTAACCATCGTCTCAACCCGTTAAGACAAAAGGTGCTCCGAAGAAAGTGAGGTCTATGCCAAATGACAACTCAACAACACGGTCTCCTTCATATTGTGAGCACGTCGACAAACTCTTTCCCGACTCACCAACTCCGAAATCGCAAAAACCTCAAAAGAGTTCAAACAAGGGAGCCCGCCTAAGCAAACCGCCTCCGACACCTCTTACACCTATTATTCCAAAAGTTCCAATTCCAACACCTATTGCTCCATCAATTGAAGAGGTACAAATTGCTCCAAAAATTCCATTCATTGACGAGATGCCGGTTTTTATGCATAAATACATCGACCGGATCGTCAATGTGGTGGGGGACGGTAATTGCGGATTTCGGGCCGTATCAGCTTTACTTTGTAAGGGAGAGGATGCCCATGAGCTAGTCCGTCATGATCTTATCGTCGATTTGGTGAACCATAAAGACTCGTACACGCGGGTATTTGGAGACGAAACCAAATTTTAATCGGTCAACGAAGCTCATGTTCCTTGGGAGGGCGCCTACGCACCGGTTTCGCATTGGATGAGATTCTCGGAAATAGGACATCTTATTGCATGTGCATATGACATGGTATGCATTGACTTGACGCGTTATGGTTTTTCGGAAATCTTTTTTCCGCTCCGCACCTCCTACAAATCCAATTGATCATATTATATGTGTTGGGTGGCTCGTCAAATCGCGtcattttgtacaagtttacttgaaaccgggATGCCCCATACCACCTACGTCACCGGAATGGAATCTTCATCATACTGAACTTTCCGAGACGTGGCCGAATGTATTTGTTGATAGGATGCATGAATTCGAAAGATTAAAGAATATCGATAAAATCTCGAATGcggaaaagtcaaaattggaaccGCCAATATATTTAGCCGGCGACAGATCTTTTGATGTATTTAtctagtttcaaagtgtaatatatgcactcTATAATATTGCAATATAAccattttttgtgtttttgtgtttttgtgttttttgtgcTGCTACTGCTTTCTGTTCTGGTTTAAAAATAGTAGGAAAACTTCCATAGATCCATCTATGGAAGGGTATCAAAATGAAAATTATAGGTCTTtaccatagatgcatctacggaaaggtGTTACGTATGACCCTTCCGTGGATACATCTACGGAACTTTCTGTGAAAGAGATTATGTGGTCCATATTCTCCAAAGGCTTCTATAAATTTAGGGTTTCTAGGTTTGCATTACACAtagacacaaacacaaaaatgtctcgtattaggccagatggatgtcaccgaaCATCAATGAAGCATCCCGATCCTGAACCGGAATACCGCATAAGGGATGGGCATGTCATTTTATCTCCCGTCAAACCACCCGTGCCGagttttggaatatccattccttcgaccaactcaagaggactatcatgtcttttttagaggggAAGTACAAACTCGGAGAAGAAATCAAAAGGATCCAGAGGCTTATAACAAGTACCTCGTTTGCGACCAGAAAAACGGAACGTTGGTGGGTTGAAGTGAAATGGGACATGGattgcattcaaatgatgcatggattagatgagattgttttaaccgttgtagtTTCTTAGATCTAttagttttcttaattttcaATTTGAAATTTCGGTGTAATATCGATTAATCAATGAATCATTGCAATGTCTTTTATGTTTAGAAATGCTTCTGTTTTGGTTTTCTGAGTGCTGGgtttattccgtagatgcatatacataaggcttccgtaggtgcatctacggaacagaaCAACGTTAAATAAAAAAAGGTGCTTCCGGAGATCCATCTACGAAAACACGGGGGCAAAATGGTCAATTCGGTGGTGCGTAAGAGGGCCATGGGGTTGAGAGAGAAATTatctttttttgtttcattataataatttgtatATTGTTTTaggctattattttatgtttattattccacttttgtctaatttgatttttacttataaaatggaaagttgttgtcaaaatatgacggattttgttgttattttatagtatatgaatgtctaaatacaaagttatgttgtcatctatttgtgtatgtatgactcaataaaatatttgtaaaaaaccgaactaAATCGCATTGGttttgtttggtttggtttttttctaaaagccaaccgaaccaaaccaaaccgcacgattttttctcttgcggttcggatgattttttttcgTTAAAACCGCCTAAACCGCACCGTGAACACCCCTAGGCATAACAAATATGCAGATACTAGGTCAAATAGAAAACCTGATACAACAAATATTAGTGCTTCCTACTATggcaaatatttacaaaattttcgAAAAAATTATTTCCAAATATGTGCTTAGTGCTTCCAAGTTCCAACCCCTATGTTGACTCAAGTAGTATAACCGTGCCTTATTGTTACTTTGAACATAGCTGAAAAAACTCCAAGGAAAGTGCCAGCGAATGTCTCAATTTTTTTAGGTGAACTAATGTTCATCCTACATGACATAGACAAAAAAAGCAGTATATCATCGAAACAATAGATTGGTCactaccaaaaaaaaaagaactatatcatagaaaatagaaataataGATTGATCGTCTATAAACCATGTCATAGAAATTTCAGTTTTACCCTTATCACTGGTCTTTAAGCTTAAGCCAGTCGTGAAACTGCCCAAACTCTTCCACTAGGCTAAAGTAGcacatagaagactgaagcaactggaaaattcatcgaaacaaaacaataaagtcgccatcgaacatctatttatcctacaataaggaatggaaaatatcgaagaaaaccaagtaataagcaatggtctcagagaaagggtaagggtgtctgttacgtgaggggaaggtattagcacccctcacgtctgtggtactccacaggatccattcttgctaattttctaatctaagggtgtgtgtgtgtatcatgctatgtgctaagggaaacatgcaatggaagatatACAGATAATAGGAAACATGCAAATAATAG
Encoded proteins:
- the LOC131659484 gene encoding uncharacterized protein LOC131659484 — its product is MPNDNSTTRSPSYCEHVDKLFPDSPTPKSQKPQKSSNKGARLSKPPPTPLTPIIPKVPIPTPIAPSIEEVQIAPKIPFIDEMPVFMHKYIDRIVNVVGDGNCGFRAVSALLCKGEDAHELVRHDLIVDLVNHKDSYTRVFGDETKF